One window of Saimiri boliviensis isolate mSaiBol1 chromosome 4, mSaiBol1.pri, whole genome shotgun sequence genomic DNA carries:
- the NOTCH4 gene encoding neurogenic locus notch homolog protein 4 isoform X2, giving the protein MQSPSLLLLLLLRFSVVITRGLQCGSFPEPCANGGTCLSLSEGQGTCQCAPGFLGETCQFPDPCQNTQLCQNGGSCQALLPALLGPPSPPTPLAPSFSCTCLPGFTGERCQARLEDPCPPAFCSKRGRCDIQASGRPQCSCMPGWTGERCQLRDFCSANPCVNGGVCLATYPQIQCRCPPGFEGHTCERDVNECFQDPGPCPNGTSCHNTLGSFQCLCPVGQEGPHCELRAGPCPPRGCLNGGTCQLMPGKDSTFHLCLCPPGFIGLDCEVNPDNCVSHQCQNGGTCQDGLDTYTCLCPETWTGWDCSEDVDECEAQGPPRCRNGGTCQNSAGSFHCVCVSGWGGTGCEENLDDCIAATCAPGSTCIDRVGSFSCLCPPGRTGLLCHLEDMCLSQPCHGEAQCSTNPLTGSTLCLCQPGYSGPTCHQDLDECVMAQEGPSPCEHGGSCLNTPGSFNCLCPPGYTGSRCETDYNECLSQPCHPGSTCLDLLATFHCLCPPGLEGQLCEVETDECASAPCLNNADCQDLLNSFLCICPPGFTGTRCEEDINECRSSPCANGGQCQDHPGAFHCKCLPGFEGPRCQTEVNECLSDPCPVGASCLDLPGAFFCLCPSGSTGQLCEVPLCASNLCQPRQVCKEQKDKANCLCPDGSPGCAPPEDNCTCHHGHCQRSSCVCDVGWTGPGCETELGGCVSAPCAHGGTCYPQLSGYNCTCPEDYTGPTCSEEITPCHSGPCLNGGSCNPIPGGYYCTCPPSHTGPQCQSSTDYCVSAPCFNGGTCVNRPGTFSCVCGVGFQGPRCEGRILPSCADSPCSNRATCQDSPQGPRCLCPTGYTGGSCQTLMDLCAQKPCPHNSHCLQTGPSFYCLCLQGWTGPLCNLPLSSCQKAALSQGIDVSSLCQNGGLCVDSGPSYFCHCPPGFQGSLCQDHVNPCESRPCQHGATCMAQPSGYLCQCAPGYKGQNCSKEPDACQSQPCHNHGTCTPKPGGFHCACPPGFVGLRCEGDVDECLDQPCHPTGTAACHSLANAFYCQCLPGHTGQWCEVEIDPCHSQPCFHGGTCEATAGSPLGFICQCPKGFEGPTCSHRAPSCGLHHCHHGGLCLPSPKPGFPPRCACLSGYGGPDCLTPPAPKGCGPPSPCLYNGSCTETTGLGGPGFRCSCPHSSPGPRCQKPGAKGCEGRSGDGACDAGCSGPGGNWDGGDCSLGVPDPWKGCPSHSRCWLLFRDGQCHPQCDSEECLFDGYDCETPPACTPAYDQYCQDHFHNGHCEKGCNTAACGWDGGDCRPEDGDPEWGPSLALLVVLSPPALDQQLFALARGLSLTLRVGLWVRKDRDGRDMVYPYPGARAEEALGGTRDPSNRERAAPQTQPLGKETDSLSAGFVVVMGVDLSRCGPDHPASHCPWDPGLLLRFLAAMAAVGALEPLLPGPLLAAHPHAATPANQLPWPVLCSPVAGVLLLALGALLVLQLIRRRRREHGALWLPPGFTRRPRTQSAPHRRRPPLGEDSIGLKTLKPEAEVDEDGVVMCSGPEEGEEAEETGPPSKCQLWPLSGGCGELPQAAMLTPPQESEMEAPDLDTRGPDGVTPLMSAVCCGEVESRTFQGAWLGCPEPWEPLLDGGACPQAHTVGTGETPLHLAARFSRPTAARRLLEAGANPNQPDRAGRTPLHAAVAADAREVCQLLLRSRQTAVDARTEDGTTPLMLAARLAVEDLVEELIAAQADVGARDKRGKTALHWAAAVNNARAARSLLQAGADKDAQDGREQTPLFLAAREGAVEVAQLLLGLGAARELRDHAGLAPADVARQRNHWDLLTLLEGAGPLEARHKATPAREAGPSPRARTASGSVPPHGGGALPRCRTLSAGAGQRRGGACLQARTWSVDLAARGGGAYSHCRSLSGGGAGGGPPPRGRRFSAGMRGPRPNPAIMRGRFGVAAGRGGRVSADDWPCDWVALRPCGSASNIPIPPPCLTPSPERGSPQVDCGPPAHQEMPINPGGECKK; this is encoded by the exons CCTGTGCCAATGGAGGCACCTGCCTGAGCCTGTCTGAGGGACAAGGGACCTGCCA GTGTGCCCCTGGCTTCCTGGGTGAGACGTGCCAGTTTCCTGACCCCTGCCAGAACACCCAGCTCTGCCAGAATGGAGGCAGCTGCCAAGCCCTGCTTCCCGCTCTCCTAGGGCCCCCCAGCCCTCCCACTCCATTGGCACCCAGCTTCTCGTGCACTTGCCTCCCTGGCTTCACTGGTGAGAGATGCCAGGCCCGGCTTGAAGACCCTTGTCCTCCCGCCTTCTGTTCCAAAAGGGGCCGTTGCGACATCCAGGCCTCAGGCCGCCCACAGTGCTCCTGCATGCCTGGATGGACAG GTGAACGGTGCCAGCTTCGGGACTTCTGCTCAGCCAACCCATGCGTTAATGGAGGGGTGTGTCTGGCCACATACCCCCAGATCCAGTGCCGCTGCCCACCTGGCTTCGAGGGCCATACCTGTGAACGTGATGTCAATGAGTGCTTCCAGGACCCAGGACCCTGCCCCAATGGCACCTCCTGCCATAACACACTGGGCTCCTTCCAGTGCCTCTGCCCTGTGGGACAGGAGGGTCCACACTGTGAGCTCCGGGCAGGACCCTGCCCTCCTAGGGGCTGTCTGAACGGAGGCACTTGCCAGCTGATGCCAGGGAAAGACTCCACCTTTCACCTgtgcctctgccccccag GTTTCATAGGCCTGGACTGTGAGGTGAATCCAGACAACTGTGTCAGCCACCAGTGTCAGAATGGGGGCACTTGCCAGGATGGGCTGGACACCTACACCTGCCTCTGCCCAGAAACCTGGACAG GCTGGGATTGCTCCGAAGATGTGGATGAGTGCGAGGCCCAGGGTCCCCCTCGCTGCAGAAACGGGGGCACCTGCCAGAACTCTGCTGGCAGCTTTCACtgcgtgtgtgtgagtggctgggGGGGCACAGGCTGTGAGGAGAACCTGGATGACTGTATTGCTGCCACCTGTGCCCCAGGATCCACCTGCATTGACCGTGTGGGctccttctcctgcctctgcccaccCGGACGCACAG GACTGCTGTGCCACTTGGAAGACATGTGTCTGAGCCAGCCATGCCATGGGGAAGCCCAGTGCAGCACCAACCCGCTCACAGGCTCCACACTCTGCCTGTGTCAGCCCGGGTACTCAGGGCCCACCTGCCACCAGGACCTGGACGAGTGTGTGATGG CTCAGGAAGGCCCAAGTCCCTGCGAACATGGAGGCTCCTGCCTCAACACCCCTGGCTCCTTCAACTGCCTCTGTCCACCTGGCTACACGGGCTCCCGATGCGAGACTGATTACAATGAGTGcctctcccagccctgccacccAGGGAGCACCTGTCTGGACCTACTTGCCACCTTCCACTGCCTCTGCCCACCAG GCTTAGAAGGGCAGCTCTGCGAGGTGGAGACCGACGAGTGCGCCTCAGCTCCCTGCCTGAACAACGCGGACTGCCAGGATCTACTCAACAGCTTCCTGTGCATCTGCCCGCCTG GCTTCACCGGCACCCGGTGCGAGGAGGATATCAATGAGTGCAGAAGCTCTCCTTGTGCCAACGGTGGGCAGTGCCAGGACCACCCTGGAGCCTTCCACTGCAAGTGTCTCCCAG GCTTTGAAGGGCCACGCTGTCAAACGGAGGTGAATGAGTGTCTGAGTGACCCGTGCCCCGTTGGAGCcagctgccttgacctccccggAGCCTTCTTTTGCCTCTGCCCCTCTGGCTCCACAG GCCAGCTCTGCGAGGTTCCCCTGTGTGCTTCCAACCTGTGCCAGCCCAGGCAGGTATgtaaggaacagaaagacaaggCCAACTGCCTCTGTCCTGACGGAAGCCCTGGCTGTGCCCCACCTGAGGACAACTGCACCTGCCACCATGGGCACTGCCAGAG ATCctcatgtgtgtgtgatgtgggttGGACGGGGCCAGGATGTGAGACAGAGCTAGGGGGCTGTGTTTCCGCACCCTGTGCCCATGGCGGGACCTGCTACCCCCAGCTCTCTGGCTACAACTGTACGTGCCCTGAAGACTACACAG GGCCCACCTGTAGTGAGGAGATAACACCTTGCCACTCAGGACCATGTCTCAATGGTGGCTCCTGCAACCCCATCCCTGGAGGCTACTACTGCACCTGCCCTCCAAGCCACACAGGGCCCCAGTGCCAAAGCAGCACCGACTACTGTGTGTCCG CCCCGTGCTTCAATGGGGGTACCTGTGTGAACAGGCCTGGCACCTTCTCCTGTGTCTGTGGCGTGGGCTTCCAGGGCCCGCGCTGTGAAGGAAGGATCCTCCCCAGCTGTGCAGACAG CCCCTGTAGTAATAGGGCGACCTGCCAGGACAGCCCTCAGGGTCCCCGCTGCCTCTGCCCCACTGGCTACACCGGAGGCAGCTGCCAG ACTCTGATGGACTTATGTGCCCAGAAGCCCTGTCCACACAATTCCCACTGCCTCCAGACTGGGCCTTCCTTCTACTGCCTGTGCCTCCAGGGATGGACCGGGCCTCTCTGCAACCTTCCACTGTCCTCCTGCCAGAAGGCTGCCCTGAGCCAAG GCATAGACGTCTCTTCCCTTTGCCAGAATGGAGGTCTCTGTGTCGACAGTGGCCCCTCTTATTTCTGCCACTGCCCCCCTGGATTCCAAGGCAGCCTGTGCCAGGATCATGTGAACCCGTGTGAGTCCAGGCCTTGCCAGCATGGGGCCACCTGCATGGCGCAGCCCAGTGGGTATCTCTGTCAG TGCGCCCCAGGCTACAAGGGACAGAACTGCTCAAAGGAACCCGATGCTTGTCAGTCCCAACCCTGTCACAACCATGGAACTTGCACCCCGAAACCTGGAGGCTTCCACTGTGCCTGCCCCCCAGGCTTTGTGGGGCTGCGCTGTGAGGGAGACGTGGACGAGTGTCTGGACCAGCCCTGCCACCCCACAGGCACTGCAGCCTGTCACTCTCTGGCCAATGCCTTCTACTGCCAGTGTCTGCCTGGACACACAG GCCAGTGGTGTGAAGTGGAGATAGACCCCTGCCACAGCCAGCCCTGCTTTCACGGAGGGACCTGTGAGGCCACAGCAGGATCACCCCTAGGTTTCATATGCCAATGCCCCAAG gGTTTTGAAGGCCCCACCTGCAGCCACAGGGCCCCTTCCTGCGGCCTCCATCACTGCCACCACGGAGGCCTGTGTCTGCCCTCCCCTAAGCCAGGCTTCCCGCCACGCTGTGCCTGCCTCAGTGGCTATGGGGGTCCTGACTGCCTGACCCCACCAGCTCCTAAAGGCTGTGGCCCTCCCTCCCCGTGCCTATACAATGGCAGCTGCACAGAGACCACGGGCTTGGGGGGCCCAGGCTTTCGATGCTCCTGCCCTCACAGCTCTCCGGGACCCCGGTGTCAGAAGCCTGGAGCCAAGGGGTGTGAGGGCAGAAGTGGAGATGGGGCCTGTGATGCTGGCTGCAGTGGCCCAGGAGGAAACTGGGATGGAGGGGACTGCTCTCTAGGGGTCCCAGACCCCTGGAAGGGCTGCCCCTCCCACTCTCGGTGCTGGCTTCTCTTCCGGGATGGGCAGTGCCACCCACAGTGTGACTCTGAAGAGTGTCTGTTTGATGGCTACGACTGTGAGACTCCTCCAGCCTGCAC TCCAGCCTATGACCAGTACTGCCAAGATCACTTCCACAATGGACACTGTGAGAAAGGCTGCAACACTGCAGCGTGTGGCTGGGATGGAGGTGACTGCAGGCCTGAAGATGGGGACCCAGAGTGGGGGCCTTCCCTGGCCCTGCTGGTGGTACTGAGCCCCCCAGCTCTAGACCAGCAACTGTTTGCCCTGGCCCGGGGGCTGTCCCTGACTCTGAGGGTGGGGCTCTGGGTGAGGAAGGATCGTGATGGCAGGGACATGGTGTACCCCTATCCTGGGGCCCGAGCTGAAGAGGCACTAGGAGGAACTCGAGACCCCTCCAATCGGGAGAGAGCAGCCCCTCAAACGCAGCCCCTGGGCAAGGAGACCGACTCTCTCAGTGCTGG GTTTGTGGTGGTAATGGGAGTGGATTTATCCCGCTGTGGCCCTGACCACCCAGCATCCCACTGTCCCTGGGACCCTGGGCTTCTACTCCGCTTCCTTGCTGCGATGGCTGCAGTGGGAGCCCTGGAGCCCCTGCTGCCTGGACCCCTGCTGGCTGCCCACCCTCATGCAG CGACCCCTGCCAACCAGCTTCCCTGGCCTGTGCTGTGCTCCCCAGTGGCTGGGGTACTTCTCCTGGCCCTAGGGGCTCTTCTCGTCCTCCAGCTCATCCGGCGTCGACGCCGAGAGCATGGAGCTCTCTGGCTGCCCCCGGGTTTCACTCGACGGCCTCGGACTCAGTCAGCTCCCCACCGACGCCGGCCCCCACTGGGCGAGGACAGCATTGGTCTCAA GACGCTGAAGCCCGAGGCAGAAGTTGATGAAGATGGAGTTGTGATGTGCTCAGGCcctgaggagggagaggag GCTGAAGAAACAGGCCCACCCTCCAAGTGCCAGCTCTGGCCTCTGAGTGGTGGCTGTGGGGAGCTCCCTCAGGCAGCCATGCTAACTCCTCCCCAGGAATCCGAGATGGAAGCCCCTGACCTGGACACCCGTGGACCTG ATGGGGTGACACCCCTGATGTCAGCAGTTTGCTGTGGCGAAGTAGAGTCCAGGACCTTCCAAGGGGCATGGTTGGGATGTCCTGAGCCCTGGGAACCTCTGCTGGATGGAGGGGCCTGTCCCCAGGCTCACACAGTGGGCACTGGGGAGACCCCCCTGCACCTGGCTGCCCGATTCTCCCGGCCAACCGCTGCCCGCCGCCTCCTTGAGGCTGGAGCCAATCCCAACCAGCCAGACCGGGCAGGGCGCACACCCCTTCatgctgctgtggctgctgaTGCTCGGGAGGTCTGCCAG CTTCTGCTCCGTAGCAGACAAACTGCAGTGGACGCCCGCACAGAGGACGGGACCACACCCTTGATGCTGGCTGCCAGACTGGCGGTGGAAGACCTAGTTGAAGAACTCATTGCAGCCCAAGCAGACGTGGGGGCCAGAGATAAACGGG GGAAAACCGCGCTGCACTGGGCTGCTGCCGTGAACAACGCCCGAGCCGCCCGCTCGCTTCTCCAGGCCGGAGCCGATAAAGACGCCCAGGACGGCAGG GAGCAGACGCCGCTGTTCCTGGCGGCACGCGAAGGAGCGGTGGAAGTAGCCCAGCtcctgctggggctgggggcagccCGAGAGCTGCGAGACCACGCTGGGCTCGCGCCCGCGGACGTCGCTCGCCAACGTAACCACTGGGATCTGCTGACGCTGCTGGAAGGGGCGGGGCCGCTAGAAGCGCGTCACAAAGCCACGCCGGCCCGCGAGGCCGGGCCCTCCCCGCGCGCACGAACGGCGTCAGGAAGCGTGCCCCCGCATGGGGGCGGGGCTCTGCCGCGCTGCCGGACGCTGTCTGCGGGAGCGGGCCAGCGTCGGGGCGGAGCTTGTCTGCAGGCTCGGACTTGGTCCGTGGACTTGGCTGCACGGGGGGGCGGGGCCTATTCTCATTGCCGGAGCCTCtcgggaggaggagcaggaggaggcccGCCCCCTCGTGGCCGTAGGTTTTCCGCAGGCATGCGCGGGCCTCGGCCCAACCCAGCGATAATGCGAGGAAGATTCGGAGTGGCTGCCGGGCGCGGAGGCAGGGTCTCAGCGGATGACTGGCCCTGTGATTGGGTGGCCCTGAGACCTTGCGGTTCCGCCTCCAACATTCCGATCCCGCCTCCTTGCCTCACTCCGTCCCCGGAGCGGGGATCCCCTCAGGTTGACTGCGGTCCCCCAGCCCACCAGGAAATGCCCATAAACCCAGGAGGAGAGTGTAAAAAATAG